One Thermofilum pendens Hrk 5 DNA segment encodes these proteins:
- the thiI gene encoding tRNA uracil 4-sulfurtransferase ThiI, whose amino-acid sequence MEGLREVFVVRLGEITVKSKKSRERFEKRLLENIRDALSSSGVSGEVRREYGRIYVYAPSSFAGVLRRVFGITSFSMALEYEFKALDDIASTVYNLYCDKLKGKTFAVRARRTGDHPFTSMDVARKVGEKLYPCSSGVDLSNPEVQVFIEVRGSRAYFYTDVVRGYGGLPVGSEGKVLALISGGYDSAVAAWYMLKRGAEVHYLYCNMAGDLTKSLVLSVAKKLADSWSYGYKPRLYVADFSPLLRELRAKVAPELFGVVLKRYMYRVAEAIAGRIGAIGIVTGESLGQVSSQTLENLYVASQATSMPIYRPLIGFDKEEIISKSKEIGTYEESSKVKEVCGVFSVHPKTRSRLEEVEREESKLDPAILGRVLSTVEEIDLRSATPSPLIEVDVDAPPEGSIIVDVRPKEKYEEGHIPGSLHIEFTELPLFLERLDKSKTYVFVCDEGGLSREAAYMLRKAGFNAWSLKGGLRRFSRLARESSG is encoded by the coding sequence ATGGAGGGGCTTCGAGAAGTCTTTGTGGTGCGGCTGGGAGAGATCACAGTGAAGAGTAAGAAGTCCAGGGAGCGTTTCGAAAAGAGGTTGCTGGAGAATATCCGCGACGCGCTTAGCTCCTCCGGTGTGAGCGGAGAAGTGAGGAGGGAGTACGGGAGGATCTACGTTTACGCGCCGAGTAGCTTCGCCGGTGTTCTAAGGAGGGTGTTCGGGATAACGTCCTTCTCGATGGCTCTTGAGTACGAGTTCAAGGCTTTGGACGATATCGCGAGCACGGTTTACAACCTTTACTGCGATAAGCTGAAAGGTAAAACCTTCGCGGTAAGAGCCAGGAGGACTGGAGACCACCCCTTTACTTCGATGGACGTTGCGAGAAAGGTTGGCGAGAAGCTTTACCCCTGCTCGAGCGGCGTCGATCTGTCGAACCCAGAGGTTCAGGTTTTCATAGAGGTTAGAGGGAGCAGGGCCTACTTCTACACCGACGTCGTAAGGGGGTATGGAGGCCTCCCCGTGGGTAGTGAAGGTAAAGTACTAGCGTTGATATCCGGTGGCTACGACTCTGCGGTAGCCGCGTGGTACATGCTCAAGAGAGGCGCGGAGGTACACTACCTGTACTGCAACATGGCGGGGGACCTAACCAAGAGCCTTGTACTCTCCGTTGCGAAGAAGCTGGCAGATTCCTGGAGCTACGGCTATAAACCGAGGCTCTACGTCGCCGACTTCTCCCCGTTGCTTAGAGAGCTTAGGGCGAAAGTCGCCCCTGAGCTTTTCGGGGTAGTTCTAAAAAGGTACATGTACAGGGTTGCAGAGGCGATTGCAGGTAGGATCGGGGCGATAGGGATAGTCACAGGGGAGAGCCTTGGACAGGTCTCCTCTCAGACACTCGAAAACCTCTACGTAGCCTCCCAAGCCACCTCCATGCCCATTTACAGGCCCCTCATAGGCTTCGACAAGGAGGAGATAATCTCCAAGTCCAAGGAGATAGGGACCTACGAGGAGAGCTCGAAGGTAAAGGAAGTCTGTGGAGTGTTCTCCGTGCATCCCAAGACGAGGTCCAGGCTGGAAGAGGTAGAAAGAGAGGAGAGCAAACTAGACCCGGCGATCCTGGGGAGGGTTCTATCCACGGTGGAGGAGATAGACCTTCGCTCAGCGACGCCGAGCCCCCTCATAGAGGTAGACGTGGATGCCCCGCCCGAGGGGAGCATTATAGTCGACGTGCGCCCGAAGGAGAAGTACGAAGAGGGGCACATACCGGGGAGTCTCCACATAGAGTTTACCGAGCTACCCCTCTTCCTCGAAAGGCTCGATAAGAGCAAGACCTACGTCTTTGTATGCGACGAGGGAGGGTTAAGCCGCGAAGCCGCATACATGCTGAGAAAAGCCGGGTTTAACGCGTGGAGCCTAAAGGGAGGATTAAGGAGGTTCTCACGCCTCGCTCGGGAGAGCTCCGGGTAG
- a CDS encoding 50S ribosomal protein L35ae has product MEGWIVSFRRGMNKYYPRQVILSLDGVTYKDAVKVIGRKVLWVHPETGEKFVGKIVRMHGRRGHVLAYFKRHLPGQAVGTKVKIV; this is encoded by the coding sequence ATGGAAGGATGGATAGTATCCTTCCGGCGCGGAATGAACAAGTACTACCCGCGGCAGGTAATACTGTCTCTAGATGGTGTGACGTATAAAGATGCGGTCAAAGTAATAGGAAGAAAAGTTCTCTGGGTACACCCCGAAACAGGCGAAAAATTCGTGGGTAAGATTGTGAGGATGCACGGGAGGAGGGGGCACGTTTTAGCGTACTTTAAGAGGCACTTGCCAGGCCAAGCCGTTGGTACAAAGGTGAAGATAGTCTGA
- a CDS encoding ASCH domain-containing protein, which translates to MREKHLLFSRQYLEKLLSNEKTTTIRVKRPRLKPGDEVLVHCGGRVLGRAKITYIYKKKLRDLTLDEAVRDGFGSLEELIRNLKRHYPRLSADSYVYVINFSWVERFEEPPSDVDVSWPYAASFREVAEKALNTLELDEFERNVLKLVVSEGSIRKAAYALGGLNQRFIVRDVLRRVAQRLEEMGVLARVNTSARSPLDTGS; encoded by the coding sequence ATGCGGGAGAAGCACCTGCTGTTCTCTAGGCAGTACCTCGAAAAGCTTCTCTCAAACGAGAAGACGACAACGATCAGGGTAAAGCGCCCCCGCCTCAAACCCGGAGACGAGGTGCTTGTACACTGTGGAGGTAGAGTTCTGGGACGCGCGAAGATAACGTACATCTATAAGAAGAAGCTCAGGGACTTGACGCTTGACGAAGCGGTCAGAGACGGCTTTGGAAGCCTTGAAGAACTGATACGCAACCTGAAGCGGCACTATCCAAGACTTTCCGCGGACAGCTACGTCTACGTGATAAATTTCAGCTGGGTAGAAAGGTTCGAAGAACCGCCCAGCGACGTGGACGTCTCGTGGCCGTACGCGGCCTCCTTTAGAGAAGTAGCAGAGAAAGCGCTGAACACCCTAGAGCTCGACGAGTTCGAGAGAAACGTCCTGAAGCTGGTAGTAAGCGAGGGGTCCATTCGAAAAGCGGCCTACGCTCTGGGCGGCTTGAACCAGCGTTTCATTGTACGCGACGTGTTGAGGAGAGTCGCCCAGAGGCTAGAAGAGATGGGAGTTCTTGCCCGCGTGAATACAAGCGCGCGCTCTCCGCTGGACACAGGGTCATAA